The Candidatus Neomarinimicrobiota bacterium genome includes a window with the following:
- the rsgA gene encoding ribosome small subunit-dependent GTPase A: MGYSLEQLGWNDFFASEFAEFESRGFEPGRIAIENRDNYLVMSADGELDAQITGRLIYSAESAADYPKVGDWVAISVMGDEGKAIIHDILPRQTTFTRRASGKRTELQIIGANLDHVYVVQSLDGDFSPNRLERYLVMIRESGAQPGIILNKSDLAEDLSDKKDAAQDIAGTVPLFVVSAKTGNGIDELASAIQPGETIALVGSSGVGKSTIINALLGEERQKTQEVREFDSKGLHTTTRRELILVPDGGLIIDTPGMREFQLWSGGGMEEVYDDILDLAAECKFNDCTHTHEVECAVLAAVESGEIPESHYENYLKLQKELDYLESKQDEAARREREEYWKQIYKDVKEMKKHRKKLR, encoded by the coding sequence ATGGGCTATTCATTGGAACAGTTGGGCTGGAACGACTTTTTCGCCTCCGAATTCGCGGAGTTCGAATCCCGGGGATTTGAGCCGGGACGAATTGCAATCGAGAATCGGGATAATTATCTGGTAATGTCAGCAGACGGGGAATTGGATGCGCAGATCACTGGCCGGCTCATTTATTCGGCAGAATCGGCGGCGGATTATCCCAAGGTTGGCGATTGGGTGGCGATCTCCGTGATGGGTGACGAGGGCAAAGCCATCATCCACGACATCCTGCCGCGACAGACAACGTTTACCCGCAGAGCCTCGGGGAAACGGACGGAATTACAAATCATCGGCGCAAACCTGGATCACGTGTATGTGGTGCAGAGTCTGGACGGCGACTTCAGTCCGAATCGCCTGGAGCGCTACCTGGTGATGATCCGGGAGAGCGGCGCTCAGCCGGGCATCATACTGAACAAATCGGACCTGGCTGAAGATTTATCGGATAAGAAAGACGCAGCTCAGGACATCGCTGGGACGGTGCCGTTGTTTGTGGTGAGTGCTAAAACGGGCAACGGAATCGACGAACTGGCATCTGCGATTCAGCCGGGCGAGACGATTGCGCTGGTGGGATCGTCGGGCGTGGGCAAGTCGACGATTATCAATGCGCTGCTCGGTGAGGAGCGCCAGAAGACCCAGGAGGTGCGCGAGTTCGACTCCAAGGGGCTCCACACCACGACCCGGCGGGAACTGATCCTGGTGCCGGATGGCGGACTGATTATCGATACGCCGGGGATGCGGGAGTTTCAACTGTGGTCCGGCGGGGGGATGGAGGAGGTGTACGACGACATCCTGGATCTGGCGGCAGAGTGCAAATTCAATGACTGCACGCATACGCACGAGGTGGAGTGTGCGGTGCTGGCAGCGGTGGAGTCCGGCGAGATTCCGGAGTCGCACTACGAGAATTACCTGAAACTCCAGAAGGAATTAGATTACCTGGAATCCAAACAGGACGAAGCGGCCCGCCGCGAGCGCGAGGAGTACTGGAAACAGATCTATAAGGATGTGAAGGAGATGAAGAAGCACCGGAAGAAGTTGCGGTGA
- a CDS encoding zinc ribbon domain-containing protein, with product MPVYEFYCPDCHTVYSFWSQRINTDKIPGCPKCDREELKRMVSKSAIISGGAGEGDDEFGDLPIDESKMEEAMMSLASEAENMNEDDPRSMAQFMRKFADKTGLKYNEQMEEALGRLEAGEDPDKIEEEMGDMFDEDEMPFEFKGKKGIQPKVRPLRRDPELYDL from the coding sequence ATGCCCGTTTACGAATTCTACTGCCCGGACTGTCACACGGTTTACAGCTTCTGGTCCCAGCGAATTAATACTGATAAAATCCCCGGCTGCCCCAAGTGCGACCGGGAGGAACTGAAGCGCATGGTCTCCAAATCCGCCATAATTTCCGGCGGCGCCGGTGAGGGCGACGACGAGTTCGGGGATCTGCCCATCGACGAATCCAAGATGGAGGAGGCGATGATGTCCCTGGCCTCGGAGGCAGAGAATATGAACGAAGACGATCCCCGCTCTATGGCGCAGTTCATGCGGAAATTCGCCGATAAAACAGGCCTCAAATACAACGAGCAGATGGAAGAGGCTCTCGGCCGCCTTGAAGCCGGCGAGGATCCCGATAAAATTGAAGAGGAGATGGGCGACATGTTCGACGAGGATGAGATGCCGTTCGAGTTCAAGGGGAAGAAAGGCATCCAGCCGAAGGTGCGGCCGCTGAGGCGCGATCCGGAGTTGTACGACCTGTAG